In Lactuca sativa cultivar Salinas chromosome 5, Lsat_Salinas_v11, whole genome shotgun sequence, the DNA window tagtctttttaagtaagatagggaccaagcgtgtaacaaaaacaaacaatatggaccaaacgcgtaacaaaaacaaacagtagggactttctgagttaaaaaaataacttaGGGACCAAGTGCGCAAATTactccaaaccatagggaccatttgtgtacttTACTctttagtctaatgataagtcAACCATGTCATCCATGAGGTGTACCAAAATCAACCAATTTCACTTCATTGAATTTAATCAAATCTTTTACTTGTTTACTTGTCATATTTATATTTTAGCTAGTTTTAATTTTGTCAAACAATCAAAAAGaactaacccccccccccccccattttacttttacttttgcTTTACAAGTACTTGAACAAGTGATTTACATAGAGATTTAAATTGAATCAATCTccgtggatacgatccctttaccactataaagtattttagtgtgtaatatttagggtatttattttgttggcctcgacaaccaccaaattttggcgccgttgttggggattggtttatttttaatcaatttgtttctctatggCCAGATCTCAGCATACAGGTGACTTGATTTACAACCCAGAAATTGAAAGAGAAGCAAGGCGTTTGGCGAAGGAAAAGCAAATTGAACGTGGTCAAACTTCTAATCCTTACGGGGATCCGGAGGTTGAACCCACTTCATCAAGTGATACGGAACCCGATTCTAGTCCCGACCCTCGCCAAGAAATTCCCGAAACACCACCCCTACAACAAAATCCACCCATTATTGAACCAATTGAAATGGCGGATGAAGGAGAAGTTCCCAAAAGAACTTTGAGGCAAATGATGGAAaccgatgttacacaaactccaaccggtatcaattacccggttttggaaggaggtatggaattgaagtcaagtttagttCATCACTTCccaacttttcatggattggagAATGAAGACCCTCATAAGCATTTGATGATGTTCCAAATTATTTGCACTAGTATGAAGCCACTAGGgtcaaccgatgaccaaatcaagctaagggcattccccttttcattggctaatagagcaaaggattggttattctatcttccCCCAGGGTCGATCGACTCATGGACCGACATGGCAAGAGCTTTTCATGATAAGTTCTATCTCGTTTCAACAGTCTCTagtcttagaaatgagatttgtggaatTTGCCAATgtcaaaatgagacttttcatgattattgggagaggttcaacaacttgtgTTACAGTTGGCCACAACACCAAATTCCAGAACAACTCATCATTCAAAACTTCTATGAGGGATTGTTGCCAATAGAGAGGAGACTAGTTGATGCCTCAGGTGGTGGAAATGTCTTTAGTAAAACCCCATaacaaacaagacaacttttcaacaccatagtCGCGAATTCTCAACATTTTGGCCCCATCGCCAAGATATGAAAAGAGACACACAACACAAAGTCAGTGAAGTGGGATCATCAAATATCGAGTCTCAAATCAAAGATTtaacctccgttgtccaaaagctagccatgggacaaactccacaagtgatggtttgtgggatatgtgcaacaatgggactgttggattagtgtctaaggctgtaactatatttggtaagtacttgacccggttgtgcatggtccttttgggttgccttcaccatagcaacttgatagggcgatttgtaaagagagaagagatattattgttaatatattatgagagtaatatattaaaggaataataatattatttgattgatataagtcataaattaattgagaattaatttggtgacttaaagaggttaattgaataaaggggcataaactgtcaaatgtatgatagttgtgttttgggctatgtatccttatggatattagggtggacggattttagggtttggatatcttaaaatcgtccaagccttatATCTAGGAgaatctttggattgcttagggcctaagttattcaattagggttaagggtgtaaccctagtagctcatagtataaatagaccccatgggtgaGGGAAGTCGGCCACTCTTGCAAGGAAGAAACCCTAGAGACGATTTTctcacctcctctctctctctctctcaagatcatcctcttgctagttggtgtttgtaagccattagaggagtgacaattgtgactctaagctccaagaacaagaactttcaagcaagtaacttaaGGTAttttctagatctgatttcatatgatatgattcaattgtttacactagatctagaattgcaagccttggatacattgcatgttcagttagagaaacctagatccaagaattagggtttgcatgtgcacataggaaagttcttatggctcaaacccatcagggACATCCTACGAATATGTGTCCCATTCTTCAAGAAGATGCGGAACATGTAAATGCCACGGGAAAGTTCCAAAATTACCACAACAAGCCATCCGGTTACCAAAATGCTTAAAATtcaagttggaagccaaatcccaacatgagctacaacccaagaccattgcctcaaaatgcattAGTTAGACCCtcctatccaccaccacaacctcatTACCAACATCCAAAACCACATTATCCACCTAAACCGCTACCTCCACATCACCAACAACCTCCTCAATCCCAACCAAGTAGCTCCGGAATTTCCCTTGAAAACATTGTCAAATCCCTAGCCACTagtacccaacaattccaaaaagagacaaggactagtatctccaaccttgaagcacaaatgggagatatagttacatccATAAGCAAGTTGGATTCCCATGGTAAACTCCCTTCTAAAACTgaaaagaacccaaatgtcaatgtggtgaACTTGAGAAGTAGAAAACAAACAAGGGAAAGTAGTCCAAAGAAGAAGCCAAGGGATGAAGAGGAAGAAATAGAAGTCATTCCCATTGAAGAATCTATAGTCAAGAATGATGCACAAGCCGGAGTCCTAATGAAGACAACCCCTCTAGTGACTCCAATAGCCACTCAACCGCCATTCCCCTCCCGACTTGCAACTTCAAAGAAGAACAAGGAGGAGAAAGAGATTTTGGACACCTTCCGTAAGGTGGAAGAAAACATTCCTTTGCTTGATGTAATCAAACAAATTCCTAGATATGCAAATTTTTTGAAAGAACTTTGTACCAACAAAAGAAAGTTGAAAGGAAATGAGAAAATCTCAATGAACAAAAATGCATACACGGTTTTAAAAAGGAAGCTTCCACCTAAGTGTAAAGATTTGGGAATGTTTACGTTTCCTTGCAAGATAGGAAATGTCACTTTTAGTAGTGCCATGCCTGACCTTGGTGCTTCTATTAATGTCATTCCCTATTCGGTGTATGAATCATTGAATGTTCGGTGTATGAATCATTGAATGTTGGTCCTTTAAGTGAAATCGGTGTCATAATCTCTCTTGTAGATAAATCAAGTGTCTTTCCTAGAGGTGTTTTGGAAGATGTCCTAGTGCAAGTAAACCAATTGGTCTTCCTGGCGGATTTCTATGTGACTGATCTAGATGAGCAAGTGTCCTCAAAGTCGGGTATAATTTTACTTGGGAGACCATTTTTTAAGACGGCTAGAACAAAGATTGATGTGTATGCGGGAAGCTTAACAATGGAGTTTGATGGTGAAACAATAAGTTTTAACATTTATGATGCTATGAGATATCCTAGTGATGTTTCATCCTTATattttgttgatgttgttgaaccATTAACCCAAGAGTTGTTCGAGTTGTCTAATGGTGACATGTTGCAGATGGTTTTGAGCAAAGGGTTTGATTATGGAAAATTAGCCAAGAAGTTGAAGCTCTACTCACTAGACCCCGAAGTTGAAAGATTGGTTAACAATTTAGAAATCAAGAAAACCACTCAATTTAGTGTGAAGCAAATTGAATTATCTCAAACTCACACGAGATTGCCACCCGCCCTTGTTCAACCACCAGAATTAGAATTGAAGGTCCTTCCTCAACATTTAAAGTATGCGTACTTGGGAAACAACGAGACTCTTCTGGTCATCATTTCAACTCACTTAAC includes these proteins:
- the LOC111921089 gene encoding uncharacterized protein LOC111921089: MGDIVTSISKLDSHGKLPSKTEKNPNVNVVNLRSRKQTRESSPKKKPRDEEEEIEVIPIEESIVKNDAQAGVLMKTTPLVTPIATQPPFPSRLATSKKNKEEKEILDTFRKVEENIPLLDVIKQIPRYANFLKELCTNKRKLKGNEKISMNKNAYTVLKRKLPPKCKDLGMFTFPCKIGNVTFSSAMPDLGASINVIPYSVYESLNVRYKSSVFPRGVLEDVLVQVNQLVFLADFYVTDLDEQVSSKSGIILLGRPFFKTARTKIDVYAGSLTMEFDGETISFNIYDAMRYPSDVSSLYFVDVVEPLTQELFELSNGDMLQMVLSKGFDYGKLAKKLKLYSLDPEVERLVNNLEIKKTTQFSVKQIELSQTHTRLPPALVQPPELELKVLPQHLKYAYLGNNETLLVIISTHLTECEEEQLPRCRRSIKKPWVGQLRISRG